A window of Falco cherrug isolate bFalChe1 chromosome 19 unlocalized genomic scaffold, bFalChe1.pri SUPER_19_unloc_2, whole genome shotgun sequence genomic DNA:
CACAGCCCGTCAGCCCACGGGCGCTGGGGGGGCCGCTCAGCCGCGTCCCCACCACACACATTAGCAGAGACCCCCCCCCAGGGCCAGGCTTCACCTCGAAGTAGTTGTTGTCCCGGGTGAGGGGCCGCGGGGCCACGTAGCAGCCCACCTCGCCGGAGTTGCCGTGATAGCTGGGGGGGGACAGGCGGTGCTcaggggggagggggtggcatgcccccctccccccccgcgTGGCTGTGCCCCCCGGTACCTGAGCGTGTCGCCGTCCACCAGGATGTGCTTGGCGCGCTCCTGGTAGCGGACGGCCCGGACCTCCCGGATCTCCCGGATCCGCCGGCGCCAGTTCAGGAACCTGTAGTGCAGGTTCAGGTCATCCATGGCGAGGGGAAACctgcgggggggcggcggtCAGGGACCCCCCCTgaccctgctgccccccccaaCTCCCCTGAACACCCCTAGCCCCCCCATATCCACCCCACACACGTGGGGTCCCCTGGAACTGCCCCCCTCAAACTGGCTCCCCCCGACCCTTACAACAAAacccccctcagctcccccatAGCCCACCTCACCCCCCCAACCTGCCTGCCCATAGCTAGGCCCCCCATATCCACCCCACAGACACATAAGGTGCCCGTAACTGCCCCTCATACTCACACCCCCCCCCATACCCCTACCATAAgacccccccagcatccccctgccccacacccagCACATCCACactcccagccccccccagccaggATCCCCCAAGTAGGACCCACACacccgcccccccagcccggctcccccccATTCTGTGCCCCCATACCCAGgaccacccccagccccacccccgGACCCACAACGCCCCGAGCCaccattcccccccccccccccagaaacGACCCCCACacccgcccccccagcccctggacACCGGGATCCCACACCCGGACCCACAACCCCGCAGCCACGAtcccccccccgctccccccgcagcccggctgCCGCACGTTCGGGCCCCCCACACCCGGGCCCACTCCCAGCCCCAAGGCCGGCTCCCCCTGCCCAAGCCCCCCCCGCAGCTCCGCCCCGACCCTCCCCCGCAGACCCCCTgcccccgggcccccccgccctcaccggcccggccccgcccgcccccgccaTGGGCTCCGCGCTCCGGCCgctccggccccgccgccctcaCTCACATCCGGGGCCCGTCGCTTCCTGCTCCGCCTCCTACTCCTCCCGCCCCTTCGCGCCGCCCGACCAATCGCCGCCCAATGCGTCCCGACCGACGGCTCGCTCCGCCAATAGAAGGCCGGAGGAGCGGGAGGAGGGGCCGAGCCTCCAAGGGGCGTGGGGAGGTCACATGACCGCGCAGGCCTGGGATGGGGGTGAGGGCGCCCcctggggcggggcggggaacAGCGCGGGGCGCGCTGGGGCACTGGGGGAAACTGGGGAGACTGGGGGATACGGGGGCTGGACACTGGGGGAGACTGGGAAGAGTAGGGCTGGGCAGTGGGGAGACTGGTGTATACTGGGGCTTGGCGCTGGGGAGACTGGGGAGAGTAGGGCTGGGCACTGGGAGACTGGGGCTGGCGACACTGGGGCATGCTGGGGAGACAGAAAACTGGGGGAGATGGGATGGGCACTCAGGAGACTggggctgggcactgggggCACTGGGCTGCTCTGCTAGGCGATAGTGGAGTGTGCACTGGGGAACAtactgggggcactggggctTTGTACTGGGAGGACTGCAGCTGGCCTGGGGGCACCGGGGGGGTGGAAGCGGGGACAGCCAGGGGGGaccgggggggggcagggatgggggggacCGGGGGGGTGTCATGGGGAGGGGTGGTTGTCCCAGGGGGCCGGGAGGAGGTTTCCAGGGAGGTCCGGGCTGGGGGTctcaggctgggggggcagggatggggggcggggtggggggggcgggatAGGGGTCCCGAgctgggggtcccggggggccGGAATGGGGGTCgcaggctggggcagccggGCTGGTGGTCCCGGGCTGGGGTCCCGGGGCCGGGCGGAGGTGCCACGGTTGCAGGTCCCGGGGGCCCCAGGCTGGGACCGAAGCCCAGGAAGCGCGAGCCcgatgccccccccccccagttgcCTCCCCGTTGCCCCCCCAGGCCGGGGgcacctgggggggggggggcgggggggccgccgTTACTTaagggggcggcgggggccggggccggggccgccaTGCGGGcgggctggtggctgctgccgGCGCTGCTGGCGCTGGGGACgggggggggccgcgggggggggcgctccccgcggccccggggagCCGTGCGGGGTTTACACGCCGGGCTGCGCCCGCGGGCTCCgctgcagcccccggcccggggagcGCGCGCCGCTCCGCGCGCTGCTGCGGGGCACCGGGTTgtgccgccccccgcgccccccgcccgccacCGCCGGTCCCGCGGGTGAGAGGGGACGGGGGGCAAcgggggggctgcccggggcagggaagggggcaTCGAGGGGGGGGGCATCGGGGATGGGCACGGGGGGGGTGTCACCGGGGTGGGCATCGCGGTGGGGGCACGGAGGGGGCACGGAGGGGGGGCACCGAAACGCGGGTGAGGGCAGCAGagggctgcccgggcagggaaggggggcaCCGGGAGCACCGGAGGGGGCACCGGAGatgggcaggggggaggggcACAGGGGGGGGAAGCACGGAGGGGGGCACCGGGACACGGaggggggcaccgggggggcTGCTCGGGGCAGGGACGGGGGCGCGGGGGAGCGACCGGGGCACCGGGAACACCGGGAGAGACACCGACGATCTGccggggcagggatgggggcacCGAAGAGAAGGCGGGCAGGGACCGGGGCACCGGGGAGGGTCCCGGGGTGCTGCCCGGGGAAGGGATGGGGGCACCGGGGAGAAACCAGGACCGGGCGGGAGGCACcggcggctgcccggggcagggacaggggaggACCGAGAAGGGACGAGGGCACCGAGGGAGACCCGGGGAGGGAGCGGGACAGAGACGGGGGCACcgggggagggagcgggggggctgcccgggATGGATGGGGGGCACCGGGGCAAGCGGGTCCCCGTGAGGAGCCCGGGCGGGGGAGCACCGGGGGGGTCCCGGATCCTCGAGGAGTGACCAGGAGCCCCCCCCGTATCTCCGGGTCACGCGGGACGGAGCCGGCGGGGGGAAACGGgtcccggcggggggggggtcccggtgTCCGTGGGGCGGGTTGGGGGTCCCCCACGCGGGGGAACGGGGGTGCCCGGGGGAGGGCGGGGGAATGAGAAATGggaggggggccgggggggacccCCGCGTCCGGGGGAGGCGGAGGGGACCCCCATATCGTGCGGGGGGagctggaggtgggggggggcaATAGCCCGGGGGGGCGGGCCCCCCGTATCAGGGGGGATCCTCAACTCCGGGGAGGGGGGCCGGCGGGGACCCCCAGATCTCGGGCGGCTGGGGCGCCCCccggtggcggcggggcgggtCTGcgctgggatttttttttggagggggggacacaggctcagccctgcccccccccagggGACAGCCCGCAGGAGGGAGCCCCCGCCacgccgccccccggcccccccccggcTGACGGCACGGAGGAGCTGGACACGGTGGGTGCCTGGGAGGGTGGTACcgggtttggggggggggggggtccggGGGGGCGGCCCCCCCGTGACCCCCCCGCAGGCCCCGTGCCGGGGGCACTTGGCCGCcgtcctgcaggagctgcgggCCGGGCTGTTCCGCAGCGCTGCCGCCCTCTTCCTCCCCAACTGCGACACCCGCGGCTTCTACCGCCCCAAGCAGGTGGGGGTGGACCGGGGGGGGGTGGCTCGGGGGGAGGGaagcggccccggccccccccccagccccgtggggcggggtgggggctccggcagagcagccctgggggcggcgggaggcagGGACTtgttgtgcctcagtttccctgtgtGGGGTGGGCTTGGAGGCCCCCCCCCATGAATCcgtttattgggggggggggccgggggggggtgtGAGGATCCCAGGGTCTCCCCGTGCTGGTTCCCCAGGGTGGGGGGTCCCCCAATATCCCAGCCCCctcgtgcctcagtttcccctgaCCGTGAAGCTggtttgcccccccccccccccccgtgcctcagtttccccggGGGGGGGTGTCTCGGTGGCTGGAGGgtccgcgccccccccccccccccccagcttcaTTGTGGGGTGGTCTGCATGGAGGGGGGGTTAAACATCCCAGGGCCCCCCCCATGTCTCGGTTTCTCCCAGTTtgcccgccctcccccccccccgtgcctcagtttctccgGGGGGGATCTCCGATGGGCaggcccccccccgcccccccctgaACGCGCCCCCCCCCACAGTGCCGGGCCTCCCAGGGGCCGAAGCgctggggcagtgctggtgCGTGGACCGGAGGGGGCACCCCGCTGGCGGGCACcgaggggcaggggggcgccccccgctgcccccccacCTGAGGGACCCTGAAATACAGCGTCACGTGGGGATCGGGGCTCCGCTGCTTCTGTCTGGGGGGGACCCCAAAAGTGGGCTCAGCCCCCCCCTCCACTGCTGCACTTAGGGGCTCACTGGACCCCCCAGACCCCCAAATGCCCCCCCCGCACCCCAGAACTGCCCCCAGACCCCCAACTGCCCCCCCGAGCTGCCCACACACCCCAAAACTACCCCGGagctgcgccccccccccggaattgccccagccccgcccctTTCCCTGAAGCCCCGCCCTCTGAACAATAATCTCGACCTATAAGCCCCGCCCCCTGACCAAGACCGCCCCGCCCCACCACACCTTGCTCCGCCCCCATGTCCCACCAagccccgccccggccgcgccTCACAAGCCCCGTCCTGCCCAAGCCCCGCCCCGGCTTCCTGGCGGGAGTCGGCAGCCACGCCCCCCGCGGCACCGACTGAGCGGAGCGCGGTgaggggcgcggggggcgccggggggctCGGGCGGGATCCGGCCTTGGTGGGGCACCGGGGGGATCGGGGGGGATCTGGCCCCCttgcggggggggcgggggcaccGAGCGGATCCGCCCGCGTGGGGGGgaccggggggggggcggcggagAACCAGCtccatggcggggggggggggggggggaaccggGGGGATCTGGGCTGATGGGGGGCACCCAGGGGGTCTGGCCCCCTGGCAGGTTGGGGGGCACCAGCCCccgcagtggggctgggggtggcatCAGTGGGGACACTGGTGGGACTGAGCCCCTCGGTGGGTTGGGAGAATGGGGTGGCATCGGCGTCAcccagccccacggcagcctggggggcacagggtgaCCCGTTTCCCCCCAGTATCCCAATGGGCACAGGGTGACACAGCCCCCTGGCACCTCTGGGGACACAGGGTGACCCGTCCCCCCACACCCCGGAGGACACAGGGCGACCTGCCCCCCCCACACCCCGGAGGACACAGGGGGACCCatctcccccagcaccctgggggacacagggggacccatccccccacacaccccaggGGTACAGGGTGACCCGTCCCCCCACACCCCGGAGGACACAGGGGGACCCatctcccccagcaccctggggggCACAGTGACCTGGCACCCCAGGGGCACAGGGTGACCCGTGTCATCCCCCCCAGTGGGAGGCAGGGTGACCtgtccccccgcagcccctggcCCCCCGGCACGATGTCGGGGGCTGAGCGCCGCAcgctgctggcactgcagcaggcGCTGACAGAGGAGCAGTTCCAGACCTTCAAGTACCTGCTGGAGGAGCGGCTGCCGCTGGGGCTGCTGCGCCCCGCCACGCGCCCCGAcctctgcagcatcctgctccAGCGCTTCCCGGGGCAGGCGCTGCACCTGGCCGCCGACCTCCTCCGCCAGATCTCCCGCCACGACCTCATccagctccaccagctcccCGGTGCTGAGGACGAGACCCCCGGGCAGGCCGGGGGGCACAACGCTGCTCCATCAGCCGCGGGATGTCGGCCCGTCTCGCTGCCGGTGGCTGCATCTTCCCCGGTGGCCACATCTTCCCCAGTGGCCGCGCGCCCTCGTCGTTTGACGGAGAAGGATCTGATCCAGATAGCCCAGAAACTGGGGAGAGAATGGCAGGAGGTGGGAATcggctgcctggggctggagagGAGCCTCCTGGACCAGATCCAGGAGGACAATCCCCGCAGTGCCGTCATGCAGAGCTTCCACATGCTGCGGGAGTGGCGGCGGCGGGAGAAGCAGGAGGCCACGGCCCCGCGGCTCCACGCCTGCCTGGCCCACGCCAGCCTGGATCCCGAGGTGCTCGACCTGCTCCAGAGCTTCCAGGGGGACTGAGGGAAGCGCGAGGGCTGCCTGTTCCTGCCCACATTCCCCCCGCCTTTCTGGGGGCTTTTAATACCAAAAAGGGACCAGTAAAAAGTTTTTATTCCACCTGCGTGGCGTGTTCTTGGGGTCGGGCGCCAAGCCCTTCCCGCCTCTACTCCAAGTTTAAAGGTGGGATGTAGGAGCTGGGAGGAAAACCAGGCTCTGCTCTTccttggggctggggagggccctgcgtggaggggagggggcttgCAGCCCCCCCGGGGTCCTCACAGATCCCATCCCAGCCTCTCGATCTCATCCAGGAAGAAATCCAGGTCGTCCTTGGTGACGGCAGGGTTGGTGACGATCTGTCGGAAGAAGTTGACTTTGGTGCCGTGGGGCTGGTAGCCCACCATCATGGACCCCTTCCTCATCATCCGTTCCTTGATGACAGGAGCCACCTGCACCGGGGGGGAGACACCGTcaccggggggctgcgggggggcgggATTTGGGGGAAGGGAACAGCCGGCTGCCACGCTCACCTTCCCCAACCTGGGCCAGTAATCGGGGgagccctccctgccccgcaggctggggggcacgaACCAGAAGCAGAGGTTGATGAACTCAGGCTGTGGGAGGAAGACCAAATGCCAGACCCCGGTGGGGACACCGgtttgccccccacccccattttgGGACCACCCCAGAATTTAAAGCGCTGCCGCGGGGTGTTATTGAGGGGGGAACAGACACAAAACCCAGCCCCCCAGCCACGGTTTGGCTGACAGCAGAGACCGGCCGTacctccagcaccagctggaAGCCATCCCTCCTCTTCACCTCCTCGGCCAGGTatctggggaggaaggagagtgTGAGGCCCTGGGGGGGGTCCCGCAGCACGCCCCACATCCCGGCGCTCACTGGGTGCAGGCGAAGGCCCGCTCGACGCGCCGCGCCAGCCCCTCGGTGCCGGCAGCTTTCCAGAGGAGCCAGAGCTTGAGGCAATCCACCCGCCGGCCGCACTGCGGGGTCTTGTCCCCCATGTCGTAGGTGACATCGTAAAATTTATCGGGTTGGAAGAGATACGTGGCGCCGGCACCGTGGCAGCGCTGGAGGAGGCCCTGGGGGAGACGGCAGTGACCCCCCTGCCAGTGTGGGGGGGTGCCGTGGGGCAGACCCacggaggggaaggggctgcaggaCCTACGGAGGTGTCACGGAGCAGGAAGGCCGAACACTGCAAACCCACCGTCAGCATCTTGTGGGGGTTCCAGGCCACCGAGTCGGCTCTGCGGGAGAGGGGAGTTTTGTGGGGGGGTGGTGAGCCCCCAGCATGGGGAGAGGGGGCTCCTGAGTCCTTAAACGGGGAGTTTTGAGCCCGTTTTGGGGGGGAGCTCAGAGCCGGGGGGGTTACTCACCTCTCGATGCCAGCCAGGAGGTGCCTGTGTTTGCTGGAGAGCAGGGCGCTGCCGccccaggctgcctgctgggcagggacagcGGTGCCAGAGCCAGCGCCGGTGGGAAGGGGGGGGTCCCAAGGGGATGCgcgtgtccccccccagccccagatCCCCCCCCCCAGTTACTCACGTCCACGTGGAACCAGAGGCCGTGGCGCTGGCAGATGTCGGCAATGCTGCCCAGCGGGTCGAAGGCGCCCAGGACGGTGGTGCCGCAGGTGGCACAGACAAAGAACGGCTCGGCACCCTGCGGGGGACGGGGACactgggatggggcagggggggcaccCTGTGGACACCCCCCTCtatcccccaccccacctcaccTCAGCTTTCGCTCTCTGGatctccttctccagctcctcgGGGATCATCTTCCCCCTGAGGGATGGGAGGGAAAAGAGGtggtggggggagcagggctggggtggggggagcagggctggggtgggggccCACCCACCTCTCGTTGGTGCTGACCAGGTGGACGTTGTCGGTGCCAATGCCCAGGAACGCGGCACCTTTCTGGATGGAGTAGTGGCTCTGAGCGGGGAGAAGACAGGGGtcgggctgggggggggggctgacCGCAGCCCCCATCCCGCCGCAGGGCCGGCAGCCCCCACTCCGCACCTCCCGGGAGGCGAAGAGGGCCAGGCGCGGCAGGGCCCAGCTGCCCTTCAGCCGGCTCTCCGGGAAGCGGTGGAAGCGCGCCACGTTCATGGCGTACATGTTGGAGATGGAGCCTCCTgccaggggacagggacacccgCATCACAGCCGGGGAGGGTGACACGCCACCACCGAGGGGGGTCAcaggtggggacagggacagggcaaGCCCTCAGCGGGGCCAGGAGGGATGGGGGTACCTGGGGAGAAGATGCCGTCGCCGCTGCTCCAGCCCACCAGCTCCCGCAGCTTGGCCAGCACCACCTCCTCCATCAGCACGAACACCGGGGCGATCTCGTACGTGTATCTACAGGGGGACACAGCACCCGTGGGGGGGCCCAGCTGGCACCGCTCCCCACCCCTCCTCCAGGCTCCCCGCAGCCTCAGCACCCCGAACACCCCCGCTTAGGGCCACCCCCTCCTTGTTTTCAGGCACATACTGGCTGGTGTTGAGGGCCTCGGTGATCAGGCGTCCCGCCAGCGCGTGGTGGTCCAGGCCGGAGAAGAGCTGGTTGCAGAAGCGAGGGTGACCTGGGGGGGGGCAAGATGGGGGCAGTGTCAGGGTAGGGTGTCAGGCACGACACTGTCAGCCCCCTCCGCACAGGACCCCTGTCACCACGGGGGCTCTGGGGCCCTGAGGACACTGCCATGAGGGGGCAACCGTCATCTGAGGAGCAGGGCCACCTCTGGAGCTGTGTGTGGGTCAGGGGGGCAAGCAGGGCCAGCCTGGACCTGGGTGTGTGATGGGGACACGAGTGGGGACATGCCTGGACTCAGGTGTGTGACAGGGACACGAGTGGGGACATGCCTGGATCCAGGTGTGTGACGGGGACACAAGTGGGGACATGCCTGGATCCAGGTGTGTGACGGGGACACGAGTGGGGACATGCCCAGAGCTGTGACAGTGACTGGCTGGGGAGACAGCCTTGCACCTGGCTGATGCCTGCTAAACTGGGACCAGCTGGGGCcaagctgggagcagctgggactGAACAGAGACCAGCTGGAATGAACCACGGGCAACTGGGGCTGAACAGGGACCAGCTGGGCTGAACCAGAAGCAGCTGGGACAAATGGGGACCAGCTGGAGCCAAACTGGGGCCAGCTGGGTACAAATGGGGACCAGCTGGGGCTGAACTGGGAGCAGCGGTGCTCACAGGTTTTGACGCTGTAATGGATGACGTCCCGGCAGCGCTCCAGCAGCCTCTCCGGTGGCTCCCCGCTGCTCCGCAGCTCCAGGTCCAGCAGCTCCCGCAGCTCCTGGGGCTCCTTCCAGTCACAGACCTACAGGGAGGGggggcaggatttggccctggccaggcagggaccccccacccccgtcccCACCGCCCCGCTTGCGGGGCCCCGGGTCTCACCCACCTTCTCGGTCACATCTGTCCCCTTCCGCACGGCTTCATCCAGCAGGACCTGGAAGGCTTCTCGCAGGaattcctccccagctgctttaTCCAGGCCGGGAtgctccagccagctgctgtcCGCCATCCCGCCAGTCCCGGCCCGCTCGGCCACGTGCCGCGGGGACCCCCCGGCCTTCCCGCCCTGCACCGGATCGGGACGAGGTGCCCCGGCTCGCTTTCGCCAGGCTGGGATTCTCCTCTCGGCCACGTCGTCGCAGAGGGACAGGGGACAAAGTACACGGCTGTGAAGAGTGACTCTTAAAGGcgcgctgggggggggggcttccccAAAGTGGTGCCCCCACCCCGGGGGGGTctcagagccaggcaggggtgGTGGGCCGGGGTCCGTCTctccagggagctgcaggaagagggagggaaggagtcAGCGGAGAGCGGCCACCCCGGCGCATGTCCCCTGCCCGCGCAGCCCAGTGTGGGGGTCTGGGCCCCCcgtcccaccccccccaccgaGAGCGCTGGGCTGCCCGCGGGTGGCTTTGGCCCACTGGGGGACAGCGAGGGAGGTGACCCAGCACGGCCACCCCCACAGTGCCAGGGCCACCCAGCCGGGGGGGGAGCA
This region includes:
- the CSAD gene encoding cysteine sulfinic acid decarboxylase isoform X3 — translated: MAPPRYCSLSPPALPGETDPGPPPLPGSETPPGWGHHFGEAPPPSAPLRVTLHSRVLCPLSLCDDVAERRIPAWRKRAGAPRPDPVQGGKAGGSPRHVAERAGTGGMADSSWLEHPGLDKAAGEEFLREAFQVLLDEAVRKGTDVTEKVCDWKEPQELRELLDLELRSSGEPPERLLERCRDVIHYSVKTCHPRFCNQLFSGLDHHALAGRLITEALNTSQYTYEIAPVFVLMEEVVLAKLRELVGWSSGDGIFSPGGSISNMYAMNVARFHRFPESRLKGSWALPRLALFASRESHYSIQKGAAFLGIGTDNVHLVSTNERGKMIPEELEKEIQRAKAEGAEPFFVCATCGTTVLGAFDPLGSIADICQRHGLWFHVDAAWGGSALLSSKHRHLLAGIERADSVAWNPHKMLTVGLQCSAFLLRDTSIPGRGGEEEGWLPAGAGGGSCHQGTDDEEGVHDGGLPAPRHQSQLLPTDRHQPCRHQGRPGFLPG
- the LOC129734818 gene encoding uncharacterized protein LOC129734818, giving the protein MGWHRRHPAPRQPGGHRVTRFPPHPGGHSDLAPQGHRVTRVIPPSGRQGDLSPRSPWPPGTMSGAERRTLLALQQALTEEQFQTFKYLLEERLPLGLLRPATRPDLCSILLQRFPGQALHLAADLLRQISRHDLIQLHQLPGAEDETPGQAGGHNAAPSAAGCRPVSLPVAASSPVATSSPVAARPRRLTEKDLIQIAQKLGREWQEVGIGCLGLERSLLDQIQEDNPRSAVMQSFHMLREWRRREKQEATAPRLHACLAHASLDPEVLDLLQSFQGD
- the CSAD gene encoding cysteine sulfinic acid decarboxylase isoform X1, translated to MAPPRYCSLSPPALPGETDPGPPPLPGSETPPGWGHHFGEAPPPSAPLRVTLHSRVLCPLSLCDDVAERRIPAWRKRAGAPRPDPVQGGKAGGSPRHVAERAGTGGMADSSWLEHPGLDKAAGEEFLREAFQVLLDEAVRKGTDVTEKVCDWKEPQELRELLDLELRSSGEPPERLLERCRDVIHYSVKTCHPRFCNQLFSGLDHHALAGRLITEALNTSQYTYEIAPVFVLMEEVVLAKLRELVGWSSGDGIFSPGGSISNMYAMNVARFHRFPESRLKGSWALPRLALFASRESHYSIQKGAAFLGIGTDNVHLVSTNERGKMIPEELEKEIQRAKAEGAEPFFVCATCGTTVLGAFDPLGSIADICQRHGLWFHVDAAWGGSALLSSKHRHLLAGIERADSVAWNPHKMLTVGLQCSAFLLRDTSGLLQRCHGAGATYLFQPDKFYDVTYDMGDKTPQCGRRVDCLKLWLLWKAAGTEGLARRVERAFACTQYLAEEVKRRDGFQLVLEPEFINLCFWFVPPSLRGREGSPDYWPRLGKVAPVIKERMMRKGSMMVGYQPHGTKVNFFRQIVTNPAVTKDDLDFFLDEIERLGWDL
- the LOC129734819 gene encoding insulin-like growth factor-binding protein 6 encodes the protein MGVAGWGSRAGGPGLGSRGRAEVPRLQVPGAPGWDRSPGSASPMPPPPSCLPVAPPGRGHLGGGGRGGRRYLRGRRGPGPGPPCGRAGGCCRRCWRWGRGGAAGGGAPRGPGEPCGVYTPGCARGLRCSPRPGERAPLRALLRGTGLCRPPRPPPATAGPAGDSPQEGAPATPPPGPPPADGTEELDTAPCRGHLAAVLQELRAGLFRSAAALFLPNCDTRGFYRPKQCRASQGPKRWGSAGAWTGGGTPLAGTEGQGGAPRCPPT
- the CSAD gene encoding cysteine sulfinic acid decarboxylase isoform X2, coding for MAPPRYCSLSPPALPGETDPGPPPLPGSETPPGWGHHFGEAPPPSAPLRVTLHSRVLCPLSLCDDVAERRIPAWRKRAGAPRPDPVQGGKAGGSPRHVAERAGTGGMADSSWLEHPGLDKAAGEEFLREAFQVLLDEAVRKGTDVTEKVCDWKEPQELRELLDLELRSSGEPPERLLERCRDVIHYSVKTCHPRFCNQLFSGLDHHALAGRLITEALNTSQYTYEIAPVFVLMEEVVLAKLRELVGWSSGDGIFSPGGSISNMYAMNVARFHRFPESRLKGSWALPRLALFASRESHYSIQKGAAFLGIGTDNVHLVSTNERGKMIPEELEKEIQRAKAEGAEPFFVCATCGTTVLGAFDPLGSIADICQRHGLWFHVDAAWGGSALLSSKHRHLLAGIERADSVAWNPHKMLTVGLQCSAFLLRDTSGLLQRCHGAGATYLFQPDKFYDVTYDMGDKTPQCGRRVDCLKLWLLWKAAGTEGLARRVERAFACTQYLAEEVKRRDGFQLVLEVAPVIKERMMRKGSMMVGYQPHGTKVNFFRQIVTNPAVTKDDLDFFLDEIERLGWDL